A portion of the Roseovarius sp. SCSIO 43702 genome contains these proteins:
- the ligD gene encoding DNA ligase D has translation MSRAPDRLADYNAKRDFDRTAEPRGRIAAAGGRTRRFIVQKHAASRLHFDFRLEWEGVLLSWAVTKGPSPDPGEKRLAVRTEDHPLDYADFEGTIPKGEYGGGTVMLWDDGTWTPQEDVAEGLETGKLKITLQGQRMRGGWALVRMRGKEGETRENWLLIKERDDYAMDDPDALVDGFATSVKTGRSMDEIAQGAPAKEPEAEGPDRRRKRPAFVRPQLATLVDEAPEGDGWIHETKFDGYRCLAALGKGGTRLYTRSGKDWTEKFAPLAEAFDVLPCDAALIDGEVMAARIEGSPFSSLQRALKGGGGLVYFAFDLLRVDGEDLRDLDQMARRDRLTELFAGVAPDAALRVSDHVLGNGPEVFAAACKEGAEGIISKRVDAPYRGKRGKAWVKVKCSRRQEFVIVGYSPSDKKTRPFASLLMATHEDGELRYKGRVGTGFSEEAMETLAHAFTTRKTPPARGVPDTIARDAVWLRPELVAEVEFTEFTADGHIRHGAFLGLREDKTADEITLEKPMHEAEQTEVAGVRISNAGREVYPEAGCTKGDVARHYERVGERMISLIGQRPLSLFRCPTGIEGQCFYQKHAGEGMPRALGRVSIEESDGETAQYLYATRPESLVAAAQMGTLEFHVWGARRDRLDRPDRLVFDLDPDEGLDWEDVRDAAFDVRDVLERLGLESGAIVTGGKGVHVWLPLRRTRSWDSVKLFAKTFAHALAAQEPDRYTATMSKAKRKGRIFIDWLRNERGATAIAPYSLRARPGAPVAVPVTWDELAELDAPNSFTMAQMPARLERACPAEDLQDRLQGLTEDVIDALEEFSGSEDES, from the coding sequence ATGTCCCGCGCGCCCGACCGTCTGGCGGACTACAACGCCAAACGCGATTTCGACCGCACCGCCGAGCCCCGCGGCCGCATCGCCGCCGCCGGCGGGCGCACGCGCCGTTTCATCGTCCAGAAGCACGCGGCCTCGCGGCTGCATTTCGACTTCCGGCTGGAATGGGAGGGTGTGCTGCTGAGCTGGGCCGTGACGAAAGGTCCGTCCCCAGATCCGGGCGAGAAGCGGTTGGCGGTGCGGACCGAGGATCATCCGCTCGACTATGCCGATTTCGAGGGGACGATCCCCAAGGGCGAATACGGCGGCGGAACCGTCATGCTCTGGGACGACGGCACCTGGACCCCGCAGGAGGATGTGGCCGAGGGGCTGGAGACGGGCAAGCTCAAGATCACGCTTCAGGGCCAGCGGATGCGTGGCGGCTGGGCGCTGGTGCGGATGCGCGGGAAAGAAGGCGAGACGCGCGAGAACTGGCTGCTGATCAAGGAACGCGACGATTACGCGATGGATGATCCCGACGCGCTGGTGGACGGGTTCGCGACTTCGGTCAAGACCGGCCGCAGCATGGACGAGATCGCCCAGGGCGCCCCGGCCAAGGAGCCTGAGGCGGAAGGGCCGGATCGGCGCCGCAAACGCCCCGCCTTCGTGAGGCCCCAGCTTGCCACGCTCGTGGACGAAGCGCCCGAGGGCGACGGCTGGATCCACGAGACCAAGTTCGACGGGTATCGCTGTCTCGCCGCGCTTGGGAAAGGCGGTACGCGGCTCTATACGCGGTCGGGCAAGGACTGGACCGAGAAATTCGCGCCGCTTGCCGAGGCGTTCGACGTGCTGCCCTGCGATGCCGCCCTGATCGACGGCGAAGTGATGGCCGCGCGCATCGAGGGCTCGCCCTTTTCCTCCCTGCAAAGGGCGCTCAAAGGCGGAGGCGGGTTGGTCTATTTTGCCTTCGATCTGCTGCGCGTCGATGGTGAGGACCTGCGGGATCTGGACCAGATGGCCCGCCGCGATCGTCTGACCGAGCTTTTCGCGGGTGTGGCGCCGGACGCGGCGCTCCGTGTAAGCGATCACGTCTTGGGAAATGGACCCGAGGTCTTCGCCGCTGCCTGCAAGGAAGGCGCGGAGGGCATCATTTCGAAACGCGTCGACGCGCCCTATCGGGGCAAGCGCGGCAAGGCGTGGGTCAAGGTCAAATGCTCACGCCGGCAGGAATTCGTGATCGTGGGCTACAGCCCCTCGGACAAGAAGACGCGTCCTTTCGCTTCCCTGTTGATGGCGACGCACGAGGACGGAGAACTGCGCTACAAGGGGCGTGTCGGCACCGGGTTTTCCGAAGAGGCCATGGAGACGCTGGCCCACGCCTTCACCACGCGCAAGACACCGCCCGCGCGGGGCGTGCCGGATACCATCGCGCGGGATGCGGTCTGGCTCCGTCCAGAACTGGTGGCCGAGGTCGAATTCACCGAGTTCACCGCCGACGGTCATATCCGGCACGGCGCCTTCCTTGGCTTGCGGGAGGACAAAACGGCGGATGAGATCACATTGGAGAAACCGATGCACGAAGCGGAGCAAACGGAAGTGGCGGGCGTTCGCATCAGCAATGCGGGCCGCGAGGTATATCCCGAGGCGGGATGTACCAAGGGCGACGTGGCGCGCCACTACGAGCGGGTGGGCGAGCGGATGATCTCTCTCATCGGGCAGCGGCCCCTCTCGCTTTTCCGGTGTCCCACGGGCATCGAAGGTCAGTGCTTCTACCAGAAACACGCGGGCGAGGGGATGCCCCGCGCGCTCGGACGCGTCTCGATCGAGGAGAGCGATGGAGAGACTGCACAGTATCTTTATGCCACCCGCCCCGAAAGCCTCGTTGCGGCGGCGCAGATGGGCACGCTGGAGTTCCACGTCTGGGGCGCGCGTCGCGACCGGCTCGACCGGCCCGACAGGCTGGTCTTCGATCTGGACCCCGATGAAGGGCTGGATTGGGAGGATGTCCGCGACGCGGCCTTCGACGTGCGCGACGTGCTCGAGCGCCTCGGTCTCGAGTCGGGGGCGATCGTGACCGGCGGCAAGGGCGTGCATGTCTGGCTTCCGCTGCGGCGCACGCGGAGCTGGGACAGCGTGAAGCTCTTCGCCAAGACCTTCGCGCATGCCTTGGCTGCGCAGGAGCCAGACCGCTATACCGCGACGATGTCGAAGGCCAAGCGCAAGGGCCGCATCTTCATCGACTGGTTGCGGAACGAACGCGGCGCGACGGCGATCGCGCCCTATTCCCTTCGTGCCCGACCCGGAGCGCCGGTGGCCGTTCCGGTGACGTGGGATGAACTGGCCGAGCTGGATGCGCCCAACAGTTTCACCATGGCGCAGATGCCGGCTCGCCTGGAACGCGCCTGTCCGGCCGAAGACCTACAGGATCGTCTGCAAGGTCTTACCGAGGATGTCATCGACGCGCTGGAGGAGTTCAGCGGGTCCGAAGACGAGAGCTGA
- a CDS encoding Ku protein: MAPRALWKGQLRLSLVSIPVEIYSATKRGARVSFRQIHEPSGRKVRYEKTVPGVGPVKAEDIVKGYEIGDDEYLLIDPEEIDAIKLETKKTFELVQFVDACEIPPLYFDKPYYITAADDLAEDAYRVVRDALRKAGKVGLGQVTMRGKEYLAAVKPCGDGLLMETLRYEDELREADSVFTDIEDEEADPDLLEVATSLIERKSAPFDAGAYTDKYAEALHELLAAKRKDKKTPRARDESERGEDGGDNVVDLMSALKQSLKEAKASDKKKPRRKKAS; encoded by the coding sequence ATGGCTCCACGCGCGTTATGGAAGGGCCAGTTGCGGCTTTCGTTGGTGTCGATCCCGGTCGAGATCTACTCCGCGACCAAGCGGGGCGCACGGGTATCCTTCCGTCAGATCCACGAGCCCTCGGGCAGGAAGGTGCGCTACGAGAAGACCGTGCCGGGGGTTGGTCCGGTCAAGGCCGAGGACATCGTGAAGGGCTACGAGATCGGAGATGACGAGTATCTCCTGATCGACCCCGAGGAAATCGACGCGATCAAGCTCGAGACGAAAAAGACATTCGAGCTGGTGCAGTTCGTCGATGCCTGCGAGATACCCCCGCTCTATTTCGACAAACCCTACTACATCACTGCCGCCGACGATCTGGCCGAGGATGCCTATCGCGTCGTGCGCGATGCGCTGCGCAAGGCCGGGAAGGTCGGCCTGGGGCAGGTGACGATGCGGGGCAAGGAATACCTCGCCGCCGTGAAGCCATGCGGCGACGGCCTGCTGATGGAGACGCTGCGCTACGAGGACGAGCTGCGCGAGGCGGACAGCGTCTTCACCGATATCGAGGACGAGGAGGCCGATCCCGATCTGCTCGAGGTGGCCACCTCGCTCATCGAGCGCAAGAGCGCCCCGTTCGACGCGGGCGCCTATACCGACAAATACGCCGAGGCGCTTCACGAGCTTCTCGCGGCCAAGCGGAAGGACAAGAAGACGCCGCGCGCCCGCGACGAAAGCGAGCGGGGCGAGGATGGCGGCGACAACGTGGTCGACCTGATGAGCGCGCTGAAGCAGAGCCTCAAGGAAGCCAAGGCGTCCGACAAGAAGAAGCCGCGCCGCAAGAAGGCATCGTGA
- a CDS encoding TRAP transporter fused permease subunit: MRLISVAAALALVAFHLALVFSGLVPNLVSRPLHLALALPWILLVGAQGRAMWASGLVLTLLGVAASLWVALSHDRLADQYGFLEGPLQTGIAVVLLVVVLEAARRAIGWPLPMVAALALLYGLFGQHIPGEFGHSGTPLPSFLGTLTIAEGGIWGSLTGVSVNVVAIFVIFGAVLNAGEAGQGFMNLASAAAGRLKGGAAKVSVLSSALFGSISGSASANVASTGAITLPAMTRLGYPKRLAAAVEAVASSGGQIMPPLMGAGAFVMVELTGIPYESIMAAALLPAVLYFAAVWIGVNGYANRLSLRGVDKSDQPALRDVIITTGFFAVPFAILLWGMFGLEVTPQYAACLSIFACFALLFFNAQGMEPWGGVAARVETALLTAARQVSMIAAIIICAAIIIGVLSITGLGVKITSLILSGSGGALWPALLLTAVACLVLGMEVPTTAAYVICVSVAGPALIELGLEPLQAHLFVFWFALLSTITPPVCGAVFIAAGMIGENWLKVALTAMALGFGLYVVPLAMIANPSLIRLEETPLAALVTMLQVGVGLGLMSAAIVGRQAAVLRVALLVAGLAVVFFRPVLAFAG, translated from the coding sequence ATGCGGCTCATCTCCGTTGCGGCGGCGCTCGCGCTTGTCGCGTTTCACCTCGCTCTCGTCTTCTCGGGGCTGGTCCCGAACCTCGTGAGCCGTCCCTTGCACCTCGCACTGGCGCTACCGTGGATCCTGCTTGTGGGTGCGCAAGGACGCGCCATGTGGGCGAGTGGTCTCGTGCTCACCCTGCTGGGTGTGGCCGCGTCGCTCTGGGTGGCCTTGTCGCATGACCGCCTGGCCGATCAATACGGATTTCTCGAAGGGCCGCTCCAGACGGGGATCGCGGTGGTGTTGCTCGTCGTCGTGCTCGAGGCCGCGCGGCGGGCGATCGGCTGGCCCCTGCCCATGGTCGCGGCGCTCGCGCTGCTCTATGGGCTGTTCGGACAGCACATACCGGGCGAGTTCGGCCATTCCGGCACGCCGCTGCCGAGCTTCCTAGGCACGCTCACGATCGCGGAAGGTGGCATCTGGGGCAGCCTCACGGGCGTGTCGGTGAACGTGGTGGCGATCTTCGTGATCTTCGGCGCGGTGCTCAACGCCGGTGAGGCCGGACAGGGGTTCATGAACCTCGCCTCGGCGGCGGCCGGACGGCTCAAGGGCGGGGCGGCGAAGGTGTCGGTTCTGTCTTCGGCGCTTTTCGGGTCCATCTCCGGCTCGGCCTCGGCCAACGTCGCGTCGACGGGGGCCATCACCCTTCCCGCGATGACGCGGCTGGGGTATCCCAAGCGGCTGGCGGCGGCGGTCGAGGCGGTGGCGTCCTCGGGCGGGCAGATCATGCCGCCGCTCATGGGGGCGGGCGCCTTCGTGATGGTGGAACTGACCGGCATCCCCTACGAATCTATCATGGCAGCGGCGTTGCTCCCGGCGGTGCTTTACTTCGCCGCCGTGTGGATCGGGGTGAACGGATACGCGAACCGGCTGTCGCTGCGCGGGGTCGACAAGAGTGACCAGCCCGCGCTGCGCGACGTGATCATCACCACGGGCTTCTTCGCAGTGCCTTTCGCGATCCTCCTCTGGGGGATGTTCGGCCTCGAGGTCACCCCGCAATACGCGGCCTGCCTGTCGATCTTCGCCTGTTTCGCGCTGCTCTTCTTCAACGCGCAGGGGATGGAACCCTGGGGCGGCGTTGCCGCGCGTGTCGAGACGGCGCTTCTGACGGCGGCGCGGCAGGTGTCGATGATCGCGGCCATCATCATCTGCGCCGCGATCATCATCGGGGTGCTGTCGATCACCGGGCTCGGCGTCAAGATCACGTCGCTCATCCTCTCGGGATCGGGCGGCGCGCTCTGGCCCGCACTCCTGCTGACGGCAGTGGCGTGCCTTGTCCTCGGGATGGAGGTGCCGACGACGGCGGCCTACGTGATCTGCGTCTCGGTCGCCGGGCCTGCGCTGATCGAGCTGGGATTGGAGCCGCTCCAGGCGCATCTCTTCGTTTTCTGGTTCGCGCTCTTGTCCACGATCACGCCACCCGTTTGCGGCGCGGTCTTCATCGCGGCGGGGATGATCGGGGAGAACTGGCTCAAGGTCGCGCTGACGGCGATGGCGCTGGGCTTCGGGCTCTATGTGGTGCCGCTTGCCATGATCGCGAACCCCTCGCTCATCAGGCTCGAGGAAACGCCCTTGGCGGCGCTCGTGACCATGCTGCAGGTGGGCGTGGGTCTCGGTCTCATGTCGGCGGCGATCGTGGGGCGCCAGGCAGCGGTGCTTCGCGTGGCGCTGCTCGTAGCCGGCCTCGCGGTGGTCTTCTTCCGCCCGGTGCTCGCGTTCGCCGGGTAG
- a CDS encoding TAXI family TRAP transporter solute-binding subunit, translating into MKMRHILMGVAMAALATTAAAEERVTYKSAKSSSSYYQMGVQIAEAMKAGTDGDIIVTVEESQGSVQNVMEVRARGADYVFTTPPALVRLAQEGKAMFEGKGDPAFDEIRALFPIPSLTMHFVMSEDSGVTDFAGMEGKTLLLGKGSFGAKEGAKYLELFGLDDKVELAEVELSNAVDAMKNGRIDGFVTAGSYPAPNVIEAAASMGVTILSLDDEQIAETGRTRIVIPAGTYTGQDADIVTTSLPVVAYTTTKMSDDVAYELTRTFWEEREKMGQSAAWWLAVDRNLMDTIEGKIHPGAVRYYEEAGFELSDAQK; encoded by the coding sequence ATGAAGATGAGACATATCCTGATGGGCGTCGCGATGGCCGCACTGGCCACGACCGCCGCCGCCGAGGAGCGCGTGACCTACAAGTCCGCGAAATCGAGCAGTTCCTACTACCAGATGGGCGTGCAGATCGCCGAGGCGATGAAGGCCGGCACCGATGGCGACATCATCGTCACGGTCGAGGAAAGCCAGGGATCGGTGCAGAACGTGATGGAGGTGCGCGCCCGCGGCGCCGATTACGTCTTCACCACGCCCCCCGCGCTGGTGCGCCTCGCGCAGGAAGGGAAGGCCATGTTCGAGGGCAAGGGCGATCCGGCCTTCGACGAGATCCGCGCGCTTTTCCCGATCCCGTCGCTCACCATGCATTTCGTCATGTCCGAGGATAGCGGCGTCACCGATTTCGCCGGGATGGAGGGCAAGACCCTCCTCTTGGGCAAGGGATCCTTCGGCGCGAAGGAAGGGGCGAAATACCTTGAGCTTTTCGGCCTCGATGACAAGGTCGAACTGGCCGAGGTCGAGCTTTCCAACGCGGTCGATGCGATGAAGAACGGCCGGATCGACGGGTTCGTGACCGCCGGCTCCTACCCCGCGCCGAACGTGATCGAGGCGGCGGCGTCGATGGGCGTTACCATCCTGTCGCTCGACGACGAGCAGATCGCCGAGACGGGCCGCACACGCATCGTGATCCCGGCGGGCACCTATACGGGGCAAGACGCCGATATCGTCACGACGTCGCTGCCCGTGGTCGCCTATACCACCACGAAGATGAGCGACGACGTGGCCTATGAGCTCACCAGGACGTTCTGGGAAGAGCGCGAGAAGATGGGGCAGAGCGCGGCGTGGTGGCTTGCGGTCGATCGAAACCTGATGGACACGATCGAAGGCAAGATCCATCCCGGCGCGGTGCGCTATTACGAAGAGGCCGGCTTCGAGCTGAGCGACGCGCAGAAGTGA
- the dacB gene encoding D-alanyl-D-alanine carboxypeptidase/D-alanyl-D-alanine-endopeptidase — translation MTSFTRRAFLSSALSAVATGALADAPATSLRPRARPDTLGKVEAPEAATLIREAKLGGRVGFAVVDVETGGLLETRAGEEGLPPASVAKVVTALYALKVLGPNHRFRTRLIAAGPIVDGVIEGDLVLAGGGDPTLDTNALAQMAADLKAAGIRSVTGRFRTWSGALPYAPEIDTTQPDHVGYNPAVSGLNLNFNRVHFEWKRQGSDYTVTMDARSAKYRPEVRMARMRVVGREMPVYTYANGGDHDNWTVARGALGGGGSRWLPTRHPANYSAEVFQYFARAQGITLERGPEPEAEPEGTALVTHESEELRGILRDMLKYSTNITAELVGLAATGKRVGDVGSLASSGAEMTAWAREELGLSDAAIFVDHSGLGDRSRVTPTGLARALARAHREGEIGPILKDIPLRNADGSPDPTHPVKVQAKTGTLIFVSALAGYATAQDGTVLAFAIFAADEKTRAGIDRATQTTAPGSRSWNKRAKRLQQALIERWALTYTGKARRGG, via the coding sequence ATGACGAGTTTCACGCGACGTGCTTTTCTTTCATCCGCGCTTTCGGCCGTGGCGACCGGGGCGCTGGCAGATGCCCCCGCGACATCGCTGCGCCCACGGGCACGCCCGGATACGCTCGGCAAGGTCGAGGCGCCCGAGGCCGCAACGCTCATCCGTGAGGCAAAGCTTGGCGGGCGGGTTGGTTTCGCCGTGGTCGACGTGGAAACCGGCGGGCTTCTGGAGACACGGGCCGGCGAGGAGGGCTTGCCACCTGCAAGTGTCGCAAAGGTGGTGACGGCGCTCTATGCGCTGAAGGTGCTGGGACCGAACCACCGTTTCCGCACGCGGCTCATCGCGGCGGGGCCGATCGTGGACGGGGTGATCGAGGGTGACCTGGTGCTGGCGGGTGGGGGCGATCCGACGCTCGACACCAACGCGCTCGCCCAGATGGCGGCCGATCTCAAGGCGGCGGGGATACGGTCGGTCACGGGGCGGTTCCGCACCTGGTCCGGCGCGCTTCCCTACGCGCCCGAGATCGACACGACACAGCCCGATCACGTGGGCTACAACCCGGCGGTTTCGGGGCTGAACCTCAACTTCAACCGTGTGCATTTCGAGTGGAAGCGGCAGGGGAGCGACTATACCGTCACGATGGATGCGCGCTCGGCCAAGTATCGCCCCGAGGTGCGCATGGCGCGGATGCGCGTCGTGGGCCGCGAGATGCCGGTCTACACTTATGCGAATGGCGGCGATCACGACAATTGGACCGTCGCGCGGGGCGCGCTGGGCGGAGGTGGGTCACGCTGGCTTCCGACGCGGCATCCGGCGAACTACTCGGCCGAGGTCTTCCAGTATTTCGCGCGCGCGCAGGGCATCACGCTCGAGCGCGGGCCGGAGCCGGAGGCGGAGCCCGAGGGCACCGCGCTCGTCACCCATGAGAGCGAGGAGTTGCGCGGCATCCTGCGCGACATGCTCAAGTACTCGACCAACATCACCGCCGAGTTGGTGGGCCTCGCCGCCACCGGGAAGCGGGTGGGCGACGTCGGTTCGCTCGCCTCGTCGGGCGCCGAGATGACCGCCTGGGCGCGCGAGGAGCTTGGCTTGAGCGATGCAGCGATCTTCGTGGATCACTCGGGTCTGGGCGATCGAAGTCGCGTGACTCCCACTGGCCTTGCGCGGGCTCTGGCACGCGCGCATCGGGAGGGCGAGATCGGGCCGATCCTCAAGGATATCCCGTTACGGAATGCCGACGGCAGTCCGGACCCGACGCATCCGGTCAAGGTACAGGCCAAGACCGGCACACTCATCTTCGTCAGCGCGCTCGCGGGATATGCAACGGCCCAGGACGGCACGGTCCTCGCCTTCGCGATTTTCGCCGCCGACGAGAAGACACGCGCCGGGATCGACCGGGCGACCCAGACCACCGCGCCGGGATCGCGAAGCTGGAACAAACGGGCGAAGCGGCTGCAGCAGGCGCTTATCGAGCGCTGGGCGCTGACCTACACGGGCAAGGCGCGCCGGGGCGGTTGA
- a CDS encoding nicotinate-nucleotide adenylyltransferase — translation MQSDVSLPIIGPDRSVGLLGGSFDPPHEGHVNITREALKRFDVDQVWWLVSPGNPLKAHGPAPFDQRMAAARAMMDHPRVHVTDLEAQLATRYTARTLSALIALRPRVRFVWLMGADNLAQFHEWRDWQWIMETVPVGVMARPGARQGALRSVAARTYRHARWPASMSQALPRAEAPAWCFVNVPMVAQSSTRLRATGSWP, via the coding sequence GTGCAGAGCGACGTTTCATTGCCGATCATAGGCCCGGACCGGAGCGTGGGCCTTCTCGGCGGCTCCTTCGATCCGCCGCACGAGGGGCACGTGAACATCACGCGCGAGGCGCTGAAGCGATTCGACGTCGATCAGGTGTGGTGGCTCGTCAGCCCGGGCAATCCGCTGAAGGCGCACGGCCCTGCGCCGTTCGACCAGCGGATGGCGGCGGCGCGTGCGATGATGGATCACCCCCGTGTTCACGTAACCGATCTCGAGGCGCAGCTTGCCACCCGCTATACTGCACGAACCCTTTCCGCGCTCATCGCGTTGAGGCCGCGGGTGCGATTCGTCTGGCTCATGGGCGCCGACAACCTCGCGCAGTTCCACGAATGGCGCGATTGGCAATGGATCATGGAGACGGTGCCGGTCGGGGTGATGGCGCGACCCGGCGCGCGGCAAGGCGCGCTCCGATCGGTCGCCGCACGCACCTATCGCCACGCGCGGTGGCCCGCCTCGATGAGCCAAGCGTTGCCGCGCGCAGAGGCGCCCGCGTGGTGCTTCGTCAACGTGCCGATGGTGGCGCAGTCCTCGACCCGGCTTCGGGCGACCGGGTCATGGCCGTGA
- a CDS encoding bifunctional diguanylate cyclase/phosphodiesterase, protein MRLPPGLSCDRPLPELVLEQVRDGVGVLDMRGRIKWMNAALERMIGYSLDEVAGHNPEEFLLPPERRRPPEMLATFRYDPDTTLFRRYRVAEHMRRDGTRYWNQQTHALIDLGPDPDDKLVVVACRDITDQVRTEAALHQAKDELEHAAFHDDLTGLANRKRLSTYMRSEAVCDFLRKGQIGVLQIDLDKFKEVNDTLGHAAGDATLRHVADGLRRNAGPDDLVCRTGGDEFLLICARVASQEALMARAELVLNDISRPLEWQDQKIMIGISIGASMPVSDTVTGEALIQQADQALYSAKAGGRGHVAFYSEAMGRRYRAQQELATDLRRAVEENQFEVFLQPQLRLADDAITGCEALIRWRHPEKGLLSPGHFLEEARRSQLLADIDYISMTLSLDALKALDDAGHRDMTLSLNVSSPILADENYPGMLDWALQSRGLAPSRICVEILETTILDGGDIDVVAAVERLRKLGVQVALDDFGTGYAGLAHMSAFEIDAIKLDFSMVRRLGDDPRTRVITRSIIRLCRLLGMEVVAEGVETTEQLDILRRAGCPCIQGYGLARPMPVTDLIAWLDAHLPLGSPLCFPARSDAAPPIAPTAHAR, encoded by the coding sequence TTGCGGCTTCCCCCCGGTCTTAGCTGCGATCGACCCCTGCCGGAACTCGTGCTCGAACAGGTGAGGGACGGGGTCGGCGTTCTGGACATGCGTGGGCGGATCAAGTGGATGAACGCGGCACTCGAGCGGATGATCGGCTATTCCCTGGACGAGGTGGCCGGCCACAATCCCGAGGAATTCCTGCTGCCTCCCGAGCGTCGCCGACCCCCCGAGATGCTGGCCACGTTTCGCTATGATCCCGACACCACGCTCTTTCGCCGCTACCGTGTGGCCGAACACATGCGCCGCGACGGCACACGCTACTGGAACCAGCAAACCCATGCGCTCATTGATCTCGGGCCCGATCCCGATGACAAGCTCGTCGTTGTCGCCTGCCGCGACATCACCGATCAGGTCCGGACAGAGGCCGCGCTGCACCAAGCCAAGGACGAGCTTGAACATGCGGCGTTTCATGATGATCTGACCGGCCTTGCCAATCGCAAGCGGCTCTCGACCTACATGCGGTCCGAGGCGGTGTGCGACTTCCTCCGCAAGGGTCAGATCGGCGTTCTGCAAATCGACCTCGACAAGTTCAAGGAGGTGAATGACACGCTGGGCCACGCCGCGGGCGACGCGACGCTCAGGCACGTGGCCGACGGGCTGAGGCGCAATGCCGGTCCCGACGATCTGGTCTGTCGCACCGGCGGGGACGAGTTCCTGCTCATCTGCGCGCGCGTCGCCTCGCAGGAAGCGTTGATGGCCCGCGCCGAACTCGTGCTGAATGACATTTCGAGGCCGCTGGAATGGCAGGATCAGAAGATCATGATCGGCATCTCCATCGGCGCCAGCATGCCTGTCTCCGATACCGTGACGGGCGAGGCATTGATCCAGCAGGCGGATCAGGCGCTCTACTCTGCCAAGGCCGGCGGCCGGGGCCACGTTGCCTTTTATTCCGAAGCGATGGGGCGCCGCTACCGCGCGCAGCAGGAGCTCGCCACCGACCTGCGCCGCGCGGTCGAGGAAAACCAGTTCGAAGTTTTCCTCCAGCCCCAACTGCGCCTCGCCGACGATGCGATCACGGGGTGCGAGGCACTCATTCGCTGGCGCCACCCCGAAAAGGGCCTGCTCAGCCCTGGCCACTTTCTTGAAGAGGCTCGCCGCTCCCAGCTTCTCGCGGATATCGACTACATCTCCATGACCCTCTCGCTCGACGCGCTCAAGGCGCTTGATGATGCGGGCCATCGGGACATGACTCTCTCGCTCAATGTCTCGAGCCCGATCCTCGCGGACGAGAACTATCCCGGCATGCTCGACTGGGCGCTCCAGTCTCGCGGCCTCGCCCCGTCACGTATCTGCGTCGAGATACTCGAGACCACGATCCTCGACGGCGGGGATATCGACGTGGTCGCCGCGGTCGAACGGTTGCGCAAGCTCGGTGTCCAGGTGGCGCTCGACGATTTCGGCACGGGCTACGCGGGTCTTGCGCATATGTCCGCGTTCGAGATCGACGCGATCAAGCTCGACTTCTCGATGGTCCGGCGGCTGGGGGATGATCCACGCACCCGCGTCATCACCCGGTCGATCATCCGCCTCTGCCGGCTCCTGGGGATGGAGGTGGTCGCCGAAGGGGTCGAGACCACCGAGCAGCTCGACATACTGCGCCGCGCAGGCTGCCCCTGCATTCAGGGCTACGGGCTGGCGCGGCCCATGCCGGTGACCGACCTCATCGCCTGGCTCGACGCCCACTTGCCGCTCGGCTCGCCGCTGTGCTTTCCGGCCCGTTCCGACGCCGCGCCGCCCATTGCCCCCACCGCCCACGCCCGCTAA